A genomic window from Brachyspira sp. SAP_772 includes:
- a CDS encoding Gfo/Idh/MocA family protein, protein MKKINIGFIGAGTIAETMAKTISKIKDVESYAVSARDIKRSKAFAKKYGFKKFYGSYEEMVKDENVDLVYIATPHSHHYEHIKLCLNNNKNVLCEKAFTVNTKQARDVIVLAKKKKLLLAEAIWTRYMPSRDIINETIKSGIIGKVTSLTANLGYVINKKERLIEPELAGGALLDVGVYTINFALMVFGNKIKKIDSTCVKTKKGVDEQNSITLTFDDGKMAVLNSTMSALTNREAVINGDKGYIVVKNINNPESITVYSLDRKVVKTIKVPKQISGYEYEVISCVDAIRNKKLECKEMPHEDIIRVMNIMDTLRRSWKIKYPFEK, encoded by the coding sequence TGAAAAAAATTAATATAGGATTTATAGGAGCAGGCACTATAGCTGAAACTATGGCTAAGACTATTTCAAAAATAAAAGATGTAGAATCTTATGCAGTAAGTGCAAGAGATATAAAAAGAAGTAAGGCTTTTGCTAAAAAATATGGATTTAAAAAGTTTTATGGTTCTTATGAAGAGATGGTGAAAGATGAAAATGTAGATTTAGTTTATATAGCAACACCTCATTCTCATCATTATGAGCATATAAAACTATGTCTCAATAACAACAAAAATGTTTTATGTGAAAAGGCTTTTACTGTTAATACAAAACAAGCTAGAGATGTTATAGTTCTTGCTAAAAAGAAAAAACTTTTACTTGCTGAAGCTATTTGGACTAGATATATGCCAAGCAGAGATATTATTAATGAAACTATAAAAAGTGGCATTATAGGTAAGGTAACTTCTCTAACAGCAAATTTAGGTTATGTTATAAATAAAAAAGAAAGATTGATAGAGCCAGAATTAGCAGGAGGGGCTTTGCTTGATGTTGGAGTTTATACTATCAATTTCGCTCTTATGGTATTTGGAAATAAAATAAAAAAAATAGATTCTACTTGTGTGAAGACTAAAAAAGGAGTAGATGAACAAAACTCTATTACTCTTACTTTTGATGACGGAAAAATGGCGGTATTAAACAGTACTATGTCAGCTTTAACAAATAGAGAAGCTGTTATTAATGGAGATAAAGGATATATTGTTGTAAAAAATATCAATAACCCAGAAAGTATAACAGTTTATTCATTAGACAGAAAAGTTGTAAAAACTATTAAAGTTCCAAAACAAATAAGCGGTTATGAATATGAAGTTATTTCTTGTGTAGATGCTATTAGAAACAAAAAGCTAGAATGTAAAGAAATGCCTCATGAAGATATTATAAGAGTTATGAATATAATGGACACTTTAAGAAGAAGCTGGAAGATAAAATATCCTTTTGAAAAGTAA